The Nocardioides sp. cx-173 genome segment CCGGAGCGGTCGGCACAGCCGCCTGATCAAGGGTGGGCTCAAGCCGTACTGGGCCACGCCGAGCTGGGACGGCCGCTACTGCTACGTCTCCTGGTCGGGCTCGGACACCGTCTCGCGGATCAGCTACGCCACCGCGCGCATCGTCTCGACCACCAAGGTCGGCGACCACCCCCAGCGCGTCCGCAACGGCGTGATCCGCCGGGCCTTCCTGGCGCGCCCGGCGTCCTCCTGAGCGCCCCCGCCGGGGTAGTCCCTCACAAATCTGCGAGTAGGAGCCCTCCTATTCGCAGATTTTGTGAGGGACTATCCGACCGGAGCGGCGTCAGGTCCAGGCGCGGCGCAGGCGCTCGAGGGCCTCTTCGATGTCGGTGTGGGGGCCGGCGAAGCTGAGGCGGATGTGGTGGTGGCCCTCGGCGGTGTCGAAGTCGACGCCGGTGGCCAGGGCGACGCCGGTCTCGGCGAGGAGCTCGCGGGTGAAGGTCATCGAGTCCTGGGTCAGGTGCCCCACGTCGGCGTACACGTAGAACGCGCCGTCGGCCGGAGCCAGCCGGGTGATCCCGAGCTCGGGCAGGGACTTCAGGAGCAGCCGGCGGTTCTCCGCGTAGCGGCGCACATGGCCGTCGAGCTCGGCGTACGCCGCGTCGTCGAAGGCGGCCAGGCAGGCCCGCTGGGCGATGACGGGCGGGCAGATCGTGAAGTTGCCGGTCAGCACGTCGACCGCGCGTCGGAGTCGCTCGGGCACCAGCATCCAGCCGATCCGCCAGCCGGTCATGGAGAAGTACTTCGAGAAGCTGGAGAACACCACCGCCTCGCGGCTGGTCTCCCACGCCGACCGGGCGAGGTTCGCGCCGCCGTCGAGGCCGGCGTACTCGATGCCGTGGTAGATCTCGTCGGAGATCAGCTGCACCCCGGCCTCGTCGCACCACCGGGCGATCGCGGCGAGCTCGGCCGGCAGCAGCATGGTGCCGGTCGGGTTGGCCGGGCTGGCGACGACGACGCC includes the following:
- a CDS encoding pyridoxal phosphate-dependent aminotransferase; this encodes MTNRLQVAQRANVPPFHVMDLLEASAQRQRTHGDVINLLAGQPSSGAPAPVRDEAVRLLGTGDPLGYTPATGILELREAIAGHHRRTHGIEVSADDVVVTTGSSGGFLLAFLAAFEVGDRVAMARPGYPCYRNVLAALGCEVVEVETGPETRFQPTVAQLAETHERTPLAGVVVASPANPTGTMLLPAELAAIARWCDEAGVQLISDEIYHGIEYAGLDGGANLARSAWETSREAVVFSSFSKYFSMTGWRIGWMLVPERLRRAVDVLTGNFTICPPVIAQRACLAAFDDAAYAELDGHVRRYAENRRLLLKSLPELGITRLAPADGAFYVYADVGHLTQDSMTFTRELLAETGVALATGVDFDTAEGHHHIRLSFAGPHTDIEEALERLRRAWT